One region of Drosophila teissieri strain GT53w chromosome 2L, Prin_Dtei_1.1, whole genome shotgun sequence genomic DNA includes:
- the LOC122626589 gene encoding uncharacterized protein LOC122626589 has protein sequence MSKGVEIFYKGQKAFLNIFSLWSQNEPRWRIIHQVNYVHVIVFWVLLFDLLLVLHVVANLSYMSEVVKAIFILATSAGHTTKLLSIKAKNVQMEELFSTLDDEEFRPRGAKEECIFASACERSRKLRNFYGTLSFAALGMMLIPQFALDWSHLPLKTYNPLGENPGSPAFWFLYCYQCLALSVSCVTNIGFDSLCSSLFIFIKCQLDILALRLDGIGRPSSSGGTVEQQLKENIRYHMNIVQLTRTVERLLCKPISVQIFCSVLVLTANFYAIAVLSEERLELFKYMTYQTCMLIQIFILCYYAGEVTQGSLDLPHELYKTSWVDWDYRSRRIALLFMQRLHSTLRIRTLNPSLGFDLMLFSSVSRVRVSTILCTPIKGFPRGLPNGKVKIVSMSQHQMVTEDFYKYQVWYFQILGVWQLPTWAADHQRRFQSMRFGFILVILFIMLLLFSFELLNNISQVREILKVFFMFATEISCMAKLLHLKWKSRELAGLVDMMLSPEFGVKSEQERQMLESDRVAVVRMRNFYGIMSLGAAGLILVVPCFDNFVELPLAMLEVCSIEGWICYWLQYLFHTICLLPTCVLNITYDSVAYSLLCFLKVQLQMLVLRLEKLGPVIEPQGNEKIAMELRQSAAYYNRIVRFKDLVELFIKGPGSVQLMCSVLVLVSNLYDMSTMSIANGDAIFMLKTCIYQLVMLWQIFIICYASNEVTVQSSRLCHSIYSSQWTGWNQANRRIVLLMMQRFNSPMLLRTFNPTFTFSLEAFGSVGQQKVLYLSQ, from the exons ATGAGCAAAGGAGTAGAAATCTTTTACAAAGGCCAGAAGGCGTTCTTGAACATCTTCTCCTTGTGGTCTCAGAATGAACCCCGTTGGAGAATCATCCACCAGGTGAACTATGTCCACGTAATTGTGTTTTGGGTGCTGCTCTTTGATCTTCTGTTGGTGCTGCATGTGGTGGCTAACTTGAGCTACATGTCGGAGGTGGTGAAAGCCATCTTTATACTGGCCACCAGTGCAGGACACACCACCAAGCTGCTGTCCATCAAGGCCAAGAATGTGCAGATGGAGGAACTATTCAGCACACTGGATGACGAAGAGTTTCGTCCTAGAGGCGCCAAAGAAGAGTGTATCTTTGCATCAGCCTGTGAACGAAGTAGGAAGCTTCGGAACTTCTATGGGACGCTGTCGTTTGCCGCCTTGGGTATGATGCTCATACCCCAGTTCGCCTTGGACTGGTCCCACCTTCCCCTGAAAACATACAATCCGCTGGGCGAGAATCCTGGCTCACCTGCTTTCTGGTTCCTGTACTGCTATCAGTGCCTGGCCCTGTCCGTCTCGTGTGTCACCAACATAGGCTTCGACTCCCTCTGCTCCTCTCTGTTCATCTTCATCAAGTGCCAGCTGGACATTCTGGCGCTGCGGCTGGATGGGATCGGTCGGCCAAGCAGTTCTGGTGGCactgtggaacagcaacttAAGGAAAATATCCGCTATCACATGAACATCGTTCAGCTGACAAGGACCGTGGAGCGCTTACTTTGCAAGCCGATTTCGGTCCAGATCTTCTGCTCTGTTTTGGTTCTGACTGCCAATTTCTATGCTATTGCTGTG TTGTCTGAAGAGAGGCTGGAGCTGTTTAAATATATGACCTACCAGACGTGCATGCTGATtcagatttttattttgtgctaCTATGCCGG TGAGGTAACCCAGGGCAGCCTGGACCTTCCGCACGAGCTGTACAAGACCTCTTGGGTGGACTGGGACTACAGAAGCCGAAGGATTGCTCTCCTGTTCATGCAACGCCTTCACTCGACTCTCAGGATTAGGACACTAAATCCCAGTCTGGGATTTGACCTAATGCTCTTCAGCTCGGTGAGTCGTGTTCGAGTTTCAACCATTTTGTGCACT CCTATAAAAGGCTTTCCTCGAGGGCTTCCTaatggaaaagtgaaaatcgtCAGCATGTCTCAGCATCAGATGGTTACGGAAGACTTCTATAAGTACCAGGTGTGGTATTTCCAGATCCTTGGTGTTTGGCAGCTCCCCACTTGGGCCGCAGACCACCAGCGACGTTTTCAGTCCATGAGGTTTGGCTTCATTCTGGTCATCCTGTTCAtcatgctgctgcttttttcgTTCGAACTATTGAATAACATTTCGCAAGTAAGGGAGATCCTAAAGGTATTCTTCATGTTTGCCACTGAAATATCGTGCATGGCCAAACTATTGCATTTGAAGTGGAAGAGCCGTGAGCTTGCTGGTCTGGTTGATATGATGTTGTCCCCAGAGTTCGGCGTTAAAAGTGAACAGGAAAGGCAGATGCTAGAATCGGATAGAGTGGCTGTTGTCCGTATGAGGAACTTCTACGGCATTATGTCCTTGGGTGCGGCTGGCCTGATCCTTGTAGTTCCCTGTTTCGATAACTTTGTGGAGCTACCACTGGCCATGTTGGAGGTGTGCAGCATCGAGGGATGGATCTGCTATTGGTTGCAGTACCTATTCCACACAATTTGCCTGCTGCCCACTTGTGTCCTGAATATAACCTACGACTCGGTGGCCTACTCGTTGCTTTGTTTCTTGAAGGTTCAGCTCCAAATGCTAGTCCTGAGATTAGAAAAGCTGGGTCCTGTGATCGAACCCCAAGGTAACGAGAAGATCGCCATGGAACTGCGTCAGAGTGCCGCCTACTACAACAGGATTGTTCGGTTTAAGGACCTGGTGGAGCTGTTCATAAAGGGGCCAGGATCTGTGCAGCTCATGTGTTCCGTTCTGGTGCTGGTGTCCAACCTGTACGACATGTCCACCATGTCCATTGCAAACGGCGATGCCATCTTTATGCTCAAGACCTGTATCTATCAGCTGGTGATGCTCTGGCAGATCTTCATCATTTGCTACGCCTCCAACGAGGTTACTGTCCAGAGTTCTAGGTTGTGTCACAGCATCTACAGCTCCCAATGGACGGGGTGGAACCAGGCAAACCGTCGGATTGTCCTGCTCATGATGCAACGTTTCAATTCACCGATGCTCCTTCGCACCTTTAACCCCACCTTTACTTTCAGCTTGGAGGCCTTTGGTTCTGTAGGGCAGCAGAAAGTCCTTTATTTATCTCAATAA
- the LOC122611971 gene encoding uncharacterized protein LOC122611971 — protein MDGFRIIILIYLYFICFLAWEVQGDCQISQYMVEQSNRIFTYRDASGSIQLQRLENVPSGVALFMYCSPTDFVETLCQDNGQFSVPLPMRCFSPMQPVTKRIRDGDGSGNLYAVGYTIDGKDLELYRTCFDPQQGRLLFSQSDVYYKRFFPKRPFVEFVADEMFSPQEAAAYMKSNIYFAFTCIYGNGQSYLKSANSLVINRGHMVASADFLFTDQMGSTFRYLNVVPQFKSINDGNWEKIERWVRSQIPQSTFFRVKTGGIGILTLPDTKGFLQSAFLAGSRIPVPEWTYKVVRGATGDGLYVFLTYNNTFRSERPQCLDICYQVNCPFGLPNNPADGFTFCCDPKQFPF, from the exons ATGGATGGCTTCcgtattataatattaatataccTATATTTCATATGCTTCCTGG CTTGGGAAGTGCAGGGCGATTGTCAAATTTCGCAATATATGGTAGAGCAATCCAATCGAATCTTCACCTATCGCGATGCCAGCGGATCTATCCAACTGCAGCGCTTGGAAAATGTTCCATCTGGTGTCGCTCTATTCATGTACTGCAGTCCTACGGATTTCGTTGAAACTTTGTGCCAGGACAATGGACAGTTCTCTGTTCCGCTGCCCATGAGGTGCTTTAGTCCAATGCAGCCGGTGACCAAGCGGATTCGAGATGGAGATGGTTCTGGAAACCTGTACGCCGTGGGATATACCATAGATGGCAAGGATCTCGAGTTGTACCGCACCTGTTTTGATCCCCAGCAAGGAAGGCTCTTGTTCTCGCAGAGCGATGTCTACTACAAACGATTTT TTCCCAAGCGGCCGTTTGTGGAGTTTGTGGCAGATGAGATGTTCAGTCCTCAGGAGGCTGCTGCCTATATGAAGTCCAACATCTATTTCGCGTTTACATGCATCTACGGTAATGGCCAGTCGTACTTGAAAAGTGCCAACTCCTTGGTGATTAATCGAGGACATATGGTGGCTTCCGCGGACTTCCTGTTCACGGACCAGATGGGCAGTACATTCCGCTATCTAAATGTGGTGCCACAATTCAAGTCAATTAACGATGGCAATTGGGAGAAGATTGAGAGATGGGTGCGCAGTCAGATCCCGCAGTCGACCTTTTTCCGGGTCAAGACGGGCGGAATTGGCATCTTGACATTGCCAGATACCAAGGGCTTCCTTCAGTCGGCTTTCCTCGCCGGCTCCAGGATACCAGTTCCCGAGTGGACCTACAAAGTGGTACGGGGTGCCACTGGCGATGGGCTGTACGTCTTCCTCACTTACAATAATACTTTTCGATCGGAAAGGCCCCAGTGCCTGGATATTTGTTACCAAGTTAATTGCCCCTTCGGACTCCCAAATAATCCCGCCGATGGATTCACCTTCTGTTGCGATCCCAAGCAGTTCCCATTTTAA
- the LOC122611967 gene encoding zinc finger protein 27, whose product MSENAKNNSCLHCSVFSTKYQYQEIFDEFGIELGLQSLLAKHFLFEVSPDPRKQQLLCEVCVNNLIRLFDIDELERERDAAKDVAQCKDPKAVDPIIITEVHATPPAAKPVKKAAPSRPLTKVLRPVPIIPIREPSARIRNKAAAASHVTPDASRSPEPAPHSSSPEASVLKNDNNLIVKVADQEQFSVLIQNILDEEEAIVEDDNAVKEESSEAAPEETETPGQIVILNSEAGAETNLDENVYIYEHDDVMDPNLDNVKVKPISGSSRLVAQAEESQSDDDIDEGETSNIVLFNFVDIKEKDDVDNIPEYLSTVVRTSFEKLTFEWCTVCKHCSLKCPTFESLLGHLLKAHKTRKDVHQCPIEGCNKELKGRKFLAMHLVMLHAPVAEIAIYGCCPECKLTFSNILQYNKHSCAHVIKKKRGIRSFCEMCSLEFPSWKRFNFHNQFHLEKHRPRACFVCDYASTNIDELFQHLNYAHEPVGTLFCDLCDRTFRDPSVFMEHNKSHANVSSTTYSCGECMANFESRGRLNGHMRAMHGSVISCELCSREFATEATYNIHMKKHLIIEKDVHVCSTCGLLSDSRETLLAHVDSVKTACFGSKIYVELLRDAYVCEYCSSYFKEKDSLQAHRDSGVHKDGVFWCQPCGKEFAHMKLYRHHLRNYQQLRADSTHRRLEICVYYMCDQENCSESYVNWNSLYTHKRRTHESSNKQAEKSSRSAQEWVCQFCLKECRSKMSLSVHVARSHNNDNVTCPLCNASYKSRDALAKHHAYWHEPIECPECFKIVKNRRNYDTHVNVVHSNKKRYSCSVCEKGFYHKSEMEAHQKLHGQSYNCDQCSFTTRNKKSLSVHVLGQHYKRFAFECNVCKKRFGRSQGLKTHMQRAHGDKYTCRDYFDGGCGRTFVNSSQLNVHVRKVHDGIILLQEDVVEEDECIADDVPSTSKKRCLRLNENNIEFIEEADGDDIELEEDDDEDDDFIDEIQDQDPQN is encoded by the exons ATGTCGGAAAACGCGAAAAACAATAGCTGCCTGCATTGCAGCGTATTCAGTACGAAATACCAGTACCAGGAGATCTTCGATGAGTTTGGAATCGAACTGGGACTGCAGTCCCTGCTGGCCAAGCACTTCCTGTTCGAAGTGTCTCCCGATCCGCGGAAGCAGCAGCTCCTGTGCGAAGTTTGTGTCAACAATCTCATCCGCCTCTTTGACATTGATGAACTGGAAAGAGAAAGAGATGCTGCGAAGGATGTGGCCCAGTGCAAAGATCCCAAGGCGGTGGACCCCATCATCATTACCGAGGTCCATGCAACTCCACCAGCTGCAAAGCCCGTCAAGAAAGCAGCGCCTTCAAGGCCCTTGACTAAGGTCCTGCGACCAGTGCCCATTATTCCCATCCGGGAACCAAGTGCCCGGATAAGAAAtaaagctgctgctgcttcccaTGTAACACCTGATGCATCTAGATCTCCTGAGCCAGCACCACACTCGTCTTCCCCAGAAGCATCTGTCCTTAAAAACGATAATAATCTGATTGTGAAAGTCGCAGATCAGGAGCAGTTCAGTGTTcttatacaaaatattctGGACGAAGAGGAAGCTATTGTTGAGGATGACAACGCAGTAAAAGAAGAGTCCAGTGAAGCTGCCCCCGAGGAAACAGAAACCCCGGGTCAAATAGTCATCCTAAACAGCGAGGCTGGGGCAGAAACTAATCTAGATGAGAATGTTTACATATACGAGCATGAtg ATGTTATGGATCCAAATTTGGACAATGTTAAGGTAAAACCAATAAGTGGTTCGTCTAGATTGGTAGCTCAAGCTGAAGAAAGTCAAAGCGATGATGACATCGACGAGGGAGAGACTAGCAATATTGTTCTGTTTAACTTTGTGGACATCAAAGAAA AGGATGATGTTGATAATATTCCGGAGTACTTGTCCACCGTGGTGAGGACAAGCTTTGAAAAGCTGACATTTGAGTGGTGCACTGTGTGCAAGCACTGCTCCCTGAAGTGTCCCACATTCGAGAGCCTTCTTGGCCATTTGTTAAAGGCCCACAAAACACGAAAAGATGTCCACCAGTGTCCTATTGAAGGATGCAACAAGGAATTGAAAGGTCGCAAATTCCTAGCCATGCATCTTGTTATGTTGCACGCACCAGTGGCTGA AATTGCGATCTATGGCTGCTGTCCAGAATGTAAACTGACgttttcaaacattttgcaGTACAACAAGCATTCTTGTGCtcatgtaattaaaaaaaagcgaGGTATTCGCTCATTTTGTGAAATGTGTTCGCTGGAGTTTCCTTCTTGGAAGCG TTTTAATTTCCACAACCAATTCCATCTAGAGAAGCACAGACCTCGAGCGTGCTTCGTCTGTGACTATGCTAGTACAAACATAGATGAACTTTTCcagcatttaaattatgcgCATGAGCCAGTAGGAACTTTATTCTGCGACCT TTGCGACCGTACTTTCCGGGACCCTTCTGTTTTTATGGAGCACAATAAGTCACATGCCAATGTTAGCAGCACGACCTACTCTTGCGGCGAATGTATGGCGAACTTTGAGTCGCGGGGTCGGCTAAATGGACACATG AGAGCGATGCACGGCAGCGTAATAAGCTGTGAACTCTGTTCCCGCGAATTTGCCACTGAAGCTACTTACAATATTCACATGAAGAAGCATCTGATTATCGAAAAAGATGTGCACGTGTGCAGCACATGCGGTCTTTTAAGTGACAGCCGCGAAACCCTTCTTGCGCATGTGGATTCTGTGAAGACTGCCTGTTTTGGCTCCAAGATATACGTGGAACTCCTACGGGATGCTTATGTGTGCGAGTACTGCTCGTCGTACTTCAAAGAAAAGGACAGTCTCCAAGCCCATCGTGATTCCGGGGTACATAAGGATGGAGTGTTTTGGTGTCAGCCCTGCGGCAAAGAATTCGCGCATATGAAACTATATCGCCATCACCTCCGGAACTATCAACAACTTCGAGCGGACTCAACACATCGTAGGCTAGAAATTTGTGTTTACTACATGTGCGATCAGGAG AACTGCTCAGAGTCTTACGTAAACTGGAACTCCttatacacacacaagcgACGTACACACGAATCCTCGAATAAGCAAGCGGAGAAGAGTTCAAGGTCTGCTCAGGAATGGGTCTGTCAGTTTTGCTTAAAAGAATGCCGGTCCAAAATGTCCTTGTCCGTTCATGTGGCAAGGAGTCATAACAATG aTAACGTCACCTGTCCTTTATGCAATGCCTCATACAAGAGCCGTGATGCTCTGGCCAAGCACCATGCCTACTGGCATGAACCAATAGAGTGTCCGGAATGCTTTAAAATAGTCAAAAATCGACGGAACTATGACACTCATGTAAATGTTGTGCATTCAAATAAGAAGCGCTATTCTTGCAGTGTCTGTGAGAAGGGCTTTTATCACAAAAGTGAAATGGAGGCTCATCAAAAG CTTCATGGACAGTCTTACAACTGCGACCAGTGCAGCTTCACCACCAGGAACAAAAAGTCCCTTTCTGTCCATGTTCTAGGTCAGCACTATAAGCGATTTGCTTTCGAGTGCAACGTGTGTAAGAAGAGGTTTGGACGCAGTCAGGGATTGAAGACGCACATGCAGCGAGCCCATGGGGATAAATACACGTGCCGCGACTACTTCGACGGCGGCTGTGGACGGACCTTTGTAAACAGTTCCCAGTTGAATGTGCATGTCCGAAAGGTCCACGACGGCATTATTTTGCTCCAGGAGGATGTGGTTGAAGAGGACGAATGCATCGCCGATGATGTTCCATCGACATCTAAAAAGCGCTGCCTTCGCTTGAATGAAAACAATATTGAGTTTATAGAGGAAGCAGATGGGGATGATATAGAACTGGAAgaggatgacgatgaggacgacgaTTTTATCGACGAGATCCAAGATCAGGACCCACAAAATTGA